In Kocuria turfanensis, a single genomic region encodes these proteins:
- a CDS encoding GNAT family N-acetyltransferase: MTAPHPDPAIRDDEQLRVVENADLDRYELWNGEQFIGFEGFQKHEDGTVELQHTIIGEQFGRQGYARTLVTLLLEGFRAQGTTVRPTCTYVQDYLHRFPQYQDLIAAGRALPPAPAVKEKRRRWALHRSH, from the coding sequence GTGACCGCACCGCACCCCGACCCGGCGATCCGCGACGACGAGCAGCTGCGCGTCGTGGAGAACGCGGACCTCGACCGCTACGAGCTGTGGAACGGGGAGCAGTTCATCGGCTTCGAGGGCTTCCAGAAGCACGAGGACGGCACGGTCGAGCTGCAGCACACGATCATCGGCGAGCAGTTCGGCCGGCAGGGCTACGCCCGCACGCTCGTCACGCTGCTCCTGGAGGGCTTCCGGGCGCAGGGGACCACCGTGCGGCCCACGTGCACCTACGTCCAGGACTACCTGCACCGCTTCCCCCAGTACCAGGACCTCATCGCCGCCGGCCGCGCGCTGCCCCCCGCCCCGGCGGTCAAGGAGAAGCGGCGTCGCTGGGCCCTGCACCGCTCCCACTAG